A stretch of Vulpes vulpes isolate BD-2025 chromosome 4, VulVul3, whole genome shotgun sequence DNA encodes these proteins:
- the LOC112933778 gene encoding large ribosomal subunit protein eL42-like, translating into MVSVPKTRRTFCKKCGKHQPHKVTQYKKGKDSLYAQGKRRYDRKQSGYDGQTKPIFRKKARTTKKIVLRLECVEPNCRSKRMLAIKRCKHFELGRDKKRKGQVIQF; encoded by the coding sequence ATGGTGAGTGTTCCTAAAACCCGCCGGACTTTCTGCAAGAAGTGTGGTAAGCACCAACCCCACAAAGTGACACAGTACAAGAAAGGCAAAGATTCTCTTTATGCCCAGGGAAAGCGGCGTTATGACCGGAAGCAGAGTGGCTATGATGGGCAGACTAAGCCGATTTTCCGGAAAAAGGCTAGAACTACAAAGAAGATTGTGCTGAGGCTTGAATGTGTTGAGCCCAACTGCAGATCGAAGAGAATGCTGGCTATTAAGAGATGCAAGCATTTTGAACTGGGAAGAGATAAGAAGAGAAAGGGCCAAGTGATCCAGTTCTAA